TCAGCCACAACTGTTGCAGCAAAAATGTCGCTTGTAATTCCCACATTTGCCGCCATCTGGCTGTATAACGAACCCCTGGGCGTTTTAAAAATCGCAGGTATTTTAATTGCCCTGGTTTCGGTAGTGTTAACCGTAAAACAAGCAAAAACCGAGGAAAAAACGGAAGGAAACCTCCTGCTACCTCTGCTTATTTTCATCATTGCCGGCGCGCTCGATACCGTTTTTGGATACAACCAACGCCATTACCTCAACTCTGAAAATTTCGAACAATTTACCATCACTGTTTTCTTTTGCGCCTTCCTAGCCGGACTAGTCAGTACTACTTTCAGGTTAGTTACCGGCAGCCTGAAACTGCACACCAAAAGCCTGGTGGGCGGCATTGCTATTGGCATTCCGAACTACTACTCCGTTTATTTTTTAGTGCAGGCACTCAGCATTCCGGGTTACGGACTTTCGGTAATTTTTCCCATCGTCAACATTGGGATTGTGGCCTTTTCTGCTGTGGCCGCCTTTGTGCTTTTTAAAGAAAAACTATCCCTTATCAACTGGCTGGGTATTGGCCTGGCTCTCGTTGCCATTTACCTTTTAGGGCGGTAAAAATGACTCCATGAACCTACGAAAATTACTATTTTTATCGTATTGGTAAAGCTATTCTTAGGGTTGATATTTGCTACATACCAGCGCACCAGGTATTGATGCTTCATTTACTAACAACCCGTCTGATGATTAAATTTTCAACCGAACTGGCTATTGAAAGAGGAAAGATAGCCGGTACTGCCATGCGGTTGAAATTGGGTTGAGGGTGTATGGTGTAATACCAAGTTTACAGAATGTTAGGCCAATTTTTCAACAGGAATTAATACCTAAAATTGGCCTAAACTTAATGTCCATTCGGTATAAGATTTTTTATCACATCGGGATGACCATTGTTTTTTTGAGAATTTGGCGGGCCCATTCGCAAAAAGTTTAGTGCATTACCTGAGCTATGGCAAGGCTCATGGCCGGGCTATCCGTTCCTAGTCCTCGTCCCCCTCGGCTAGCGCCATCGGGGTCCTGTGGGCTATCCACTACTATCCCTGCCCGAACCGAGCCCCCGACAGAAGCACATTTCCGTGCTATTTCAGTCAGCCGGCAGGTAATTTATTCCTTTTCTTATACTTTGCTTTCCAGTGGAATTACCCATTATCTTTGAAAAAAATTTCATGAAGAATTTCCGTGTTATCGCTGCCTTTTTAGGCCTCCTGCTTAGTTACACTTCTTCCTTTTCACAAACCGGGTTTCGCAAAGAAAAGGTTGGACATGTTTTTAACATTTCCTTACCCGAATACATGAATAAAACCCTGGGTTTAAATGATGCTGCCGCCATACAATTTGTAAACAACCAAATAGATATTGCCGGAATAGTAGTATTAGATACCAAAAGTGAACTGGCCCTGGCAGAACTAAATTTTGCTTCTGCTGAGGCGTTTTACAAAGACTTTATGACCGATTTTTTGGCCGATGAGGCTTCCAAAAAAATCGGTGAACCGGTTTCGAAAGTGATGGGAAAAAACAATTATGTGGAATGCCAGGCTTCGTATTTTGATACGGAGGTAAACATGGAATTGCATTATTTTATCGGAATTGTTGAAACGCCTAATGCTTATTACAAAGTTCTTTGCTGGGGATCTAAAGAAAATTTGGAAAAATACTTGGGCGATTTTCAAAAAATCCTTTATAGCATTCAGGATTAACTAGACTCAGAAATGCCCCTTGGTATGTTTTAACCTAAAAGTATCCGAGGGCTTGGGGGGTACAACAAAATACCCTTTCAATTTATTTTCCGTTCGGAAAATAAGCAATTTGTATTGTCCGAGTATTTGCTGCATAAAGTCCATAGTTGCTTTTTCTTTGGATACCCCACCCAGGCATACCCTCCGGTAAACTTCATATTTTTGTCTGGAAGGTTTGGTAATAATGACGTTGAATAAAGTATCAGCCGCAATTAGCTTATTTGCTTGGGCCAAATTGAAGATTGTATTGGGTTCATATTTAAAACAGCCATTTGAAGGATAACACTCTTTAAAATAATATTCATGCTGTCCGCATCCATACTTAAGATAGCAATAAGCAACTTTATTGTTTACGGAGTTAAAGTAATTTCAATAATCATAAATGAAGTTGTATCAGATTGAAGAACAAGAGGTAGCACAATAGAATCCAAATGGTACATTAGTTTCTTCAAACAAACCGGTCGTATGTACCTAATACCAATTTTAATTTATAAATAGTCCGAAGGCTTTTATAAATTTAGATTGGTAAATGCCGAGGATACAGAATGTTAGGCCAATTTTTTCAAATAAAATTAATACATAAAATTGGACTAAACATAATGTCCATTCGGTATAAGTTCTGAATTTGTAGGGGCTTGGCTTTCAAAGTCAGACAGGTTTTTTGTCAATGTTGATTTAAGCAAAGCATAGTTGGTCTGGGAAAAAGAATACAATGGGAAAGCTAAAGTCAGAATAAAAAGGATTCTACTTTTCAAGCAACTATTTTTCATCCGGAAACAGAAAAACTTTACTAAACTATTTTCCCCACCAACGTTGGCTTTACTCCATACAAACTTTCCGAATCAACCGGTTTTGGCCCGATTGTACCTCTACCAGGTAAATTCCTTTGCTGAATGAATTACAGGAAATTCGCCACTCTTTAGCCAGGTTGGCATTTACCTCCAATAACAAGGTTCCAGGCAAGGAATACAGACGTATGGTTTCCATTCCTTGTTCCGATTGGATTAACAGCTCTTCCTGTACCGGGTTGTTCACCCAAAATGTATATTTTTCCGGCATAGCCGTATTGGTAGGAATATCCACACTGTCAACACAAACGGTGTAAACACCCAAAGTACGGTTTGTAACGGCTTCAATGGTTTGGGAACTGATAGGATTAGGATAACCGATAATTGGATCTGTTTGCGTTGGTTGGTACAAAGAAACCAAATCAATTCCTCCGGTACCTGCCGGAATAGTAGTTCCATGTTGGTTGTTGCCAAAACTTTGGTTACCAAGTCCATTTACCAAAAAATTACCGGTAAATTGGGCCGTACTGGTAATTTCATTTCCAATAAATGCCGAAGAATCCGTTGCCGGGCTGTTATTGGTTATCACTCCATACAATTGAACCCGGTTTCGAAGAAAAATATTGAACGGTCCGTTCTTTCCATGACTGGCGTCTATGGTTAGGTTTTGGATTACGTTTTCTTCGAACAAATTCATATACGGGTAGTTTCCATGCAACACCAAATCCCCGGCTGAGGTGGTTGGAAACTGAGTCCAATACGGATCGGTGGAATAGTTGTGATAAAACACATTGCCATTGCTTCCCGACTGCAACAGCATGGCATGACGGCAGTGGTTAAAATTGTTGTTTTTCACTAACCAATCCGAAGCACCCAACTGCATGTTTACTCCATAACCTTGTCCACCATCACCATACACGGTAGCGTGGTGAAAATAGCATCCTGAAATTTCACCCGAACCGGAACGTTCTGTGCTGATATGTCCAAAGTCGCAGTTAATACTTTCCACTCCCCTTACAAAACTATTAAAGGCATAATTTATACCAATATTGGATCTTGCCGCAACATTGGTTGCAATGGCATTACGGATGGTAATACAGGAGATTCCGCAGTTAATTTTAGGCAACATTTTTTGAACAAAAGCCGCCTGACTTACTGCATAATCACGTCGAAGAGCACGATTAATTTCCAGGCTATCGCTCCAAACATTCACTATACGAGCCAACTGTCCGCAATACCCATCCGACCAGCTTGAAAAGGCCAAGGCGGTATCTACATCATCCACATAAATCCAATCTCCGGCTGCCAAGGTTCCGGGATTAAGTTCCAAAACCCTATCTCCTTTTACCGAGGTAGCGGTTAAATATCGTTTTGTAGGTTCAATATTTCCATTAATACGCATTAAATCCACTGCTTGTGAAATGCTAAAATGGAATTTGGTTTCAGCGCTTCCTTCTCCGGCAATAACGGTTTGGTTAGGCAGAGAAAGTTGGCTTTGAAAGAGGTAATTTCCTGCCGGGAAAAACACTACCGTTGGGGCAGATCCCAATTGTGGCAATAGGGCAGACCAAGCAGCATCGTTTATGGTGGCACTATCTCCCACAAAACCAAAATCTGTGGCAGAAATGGTATCATATACGATAGAATCTACCAGTCCGGCACC
This genomic stretch from Bacteroidia bacterium harbors:
- a CDS encoding EamA/RhaT family transporter, with protein sequence MIAIVLSILTASSFSLLFKLYSRMGLDTFQAIVVNYLTAAVVGMISIGQFPIQTETLHQPWFPFAAFLGTFFFINFNQIAISTAKAGISATTVAAKMSLVIPTFAAIWLYNEPLGVLKIAGILIALVSVVLTVKQAKTEEKTEGNLLLPLLIFIIAGALDTVFGYNQRHYLNSENFEQFTITVFFCAFLAGLVSTTFRLVTGSLKLHTKSLVGGIAIGIPNYYSVYFLVQALSIPGYGLSVIFPIVNIGIVAFSAVAAFVLFKEKLSLINWLGIGLALVAIYLLGR